ATCGCTGGTGAGCAGCTACTACCTGCGCTcgcagcccgaggcgcctcTCGATGAAAGCACGTCGTTCGCCGACGAGTCCAACACGTCGGACGCGTGGAATGGCCTTGGGTCCCTTTTGCGGGGCTCGCAGCGTCCGCCGCAGACACCCAAGTCGTACGTGCGGAATGCCTCGATCTTGTCTGGGGAAGCGGACGACTATACCCAAGAGGACCAGTTTATGGCGCAGGTGGAAAACCAATGGCAGGATAAcaacgccgaggcggacgaccACCCGTTCGCATGCCAAGGACGCAATGGCATCCCGGCTACACCAGGGATGCCGACGCCGCATGTCCCTGGCGTCTTTCGctccgcacggcgcgcacgacgcgtcgacCCGAACGAGTCGCAGGCGACCGAAGAGCCCTCGttccgcgccgagcccgagacAAAGCCGTCACGGGCCTCGATGTTTGAGAAGCCGCAGGAACCCGAGACAAAAGCACACGCCTCTCTTGGCGCGATACCCAAAGTGCTTTTGGCTCTGGGCATTCTTGCCATGGTGTACTATATTTTAATGGCGTCCCTGTCGGGTGTGTCAGTGCCCTGGCCGTCCAAGGAGACcactgcgccgctcgtcgaaaAGCCGTGGCCCTCATCGTCAACGTCCGTGGACGAGCTCCGGAAACGGGTCGACACGCTGGAAAACGCAGTAAACAAAGTGTGGCGCTCGTTTGGCGACGTCGGTGCTGAGATGAAGCAGACGCACCATACCCTCAGCGAGCgtctgcgtgcgctcgaagggcgcacggccctcAGCTCCACCGTCCAGGCGCTTGAGTCCGAgatgcgtgcgctgcgcgcggcgcacagcgaaggcgcggcgctgtggGCCGAAGAAAAGAAGcagaccgaggcgcttcttgcgcgcctcgcggtcgtcgagcagcgtggcggcagcgcatccGGCACGCTTTCGAACGATGCAGCCGAGTCGATCCGTgccaagctcggcgagctcgaagtgcgcatcgctcgtgcggcgcgccaggcgcagcaggccgaccatgccgcgagcgaggccAAGAGTGCGGTCGATATGCTGCGTGCCGTCGTTCCCGAGCAGATGCCGGTCCGCTACGACCCCCAAACGAAGCAGCTCCGCGTGGACCCTGCGCTGTACCatgagctgcgcaaggtgctGGGCAGCGATGCACCCCGCACCTCGGCCAAGCCCGGCAGCTGGTCGTCGTTCCTTGAGGCGaaccgtgccgagctcgagacgctcttTGCAAGCACTGTCAAGGAGCACCTGAacgcacgcacctcgtccgGGGCGTTGTtggaccgcgacgcgttcCTCGCCCTGCTGCAAACCGAGCTCGCCCGCGCCAAGACGGAGCTCAGCACACGCTTTAACGAGAATGTGCACAGTCTCCAGAGCGAGAtcctcggcaaggtgcggcagcagcaggaGATGTACGAGCGCTCCGGCTCGTGGGAGGCGCCGTCGTTCCTGCACGAGTCCGTCCGTGCTAATAGCGAGGTCTCGTCGATGAtccacgcggcgctcgcgacgttTGCCGCCGACCAGATCGCGCAGGCCGACTATGCGCAGTACTCGGCAGGCGGTCGCGTGATCCCTGCGCTGACCAGCCCgacgcacgagctgcgtctcggcggcgagaaTGTGCAGAGCGTCCTGTCGATGCTCCAGTCGCTCTTGCCGATCCCCGCGTGGCCCGGCCAAAAGAGCGGCTCGTACGCGGTGCGTGGGCGTATGCCGGTCGTCGCTCTGCACCACGACAACTCGCCCGGAATGTGCTGGCCTTTCTCCGGCACGCATGGCCAGCTCGGCATCCAGCTTgtgcgcaaggtgcgcgtctcgtcgaTCACCATCGACCACCTGCCTGCcgtgcttgcgctggacgGCCTCAcctctgcgccgcgcgacatGGAGGCTTGGGGCATCCTCGagaccgacgccgagcgccggcagctcgcgcagtgGCGCGCGAAGCGTGCAAGGatgcacgccgacgacgtcgagccCGCGCCCGTGCCCCCCTCGCCGTCACACGTGTACCTCGGTTCCTTCTCGTACGACCTGCAAGGCGCTGCGATCCAGACCTTCCCTGTATCGGCAgaaggcgccgcgcttgaTCTGCCTTTTCGCGTGGTGCAGCTGAGTGTGCTGAGCAAccacggcctgcgcgacttTACGTGTTTGTACCGGGTGCGTGTGCATGGCGAGCCCGCCGAGTAGCTATAGTATCTACAGTACATGACGCATTAGTACCCCTCGAGGTCCAGTGCATCGAGGACCTGGCTGggatcgtcgtcgtcatcctcgtcgtcgtcatcctcgtcgtcatcctcgtcgtcctcgtcgtcctcgtcgtcctcgtcttcgCCTCCGTCTTGGTCGTGCTCCATCTCGTCGCCCTCTTCGCGGTCAATATCGAAAGGGGGGATCGACTCCTCGTTCGCGTCCTGCACGTCAAGAgagcgctcgcgcatctGGTCCTTGGCCACCACGAGCGGCGTCCGCTCCGTGTCGGCCAGGTAActcgtcggcggcagcaCGGCAGGGTCGGAATGCCCACTCGCCCTGATCCGGCCGTGCTCACTTGGGGTCAGCGGCGGAATTTCGTCCACGTCCATCACGGGCCGTGCACGGGGCGTACGGAggtcctgctcgtcgctcggcggcctccGCACCGCGGGTTTGTCCGCGATCggcagcagctcggtgTCGTCGTGCGATGCGGCCCCCGACTCGGAGGTGTGGCGCAGGGTTGACGTGTGCGATGGGCGCCGCGATGAGCTGCGTtcgtcgctcgactcgtacggcggcgcctcggatATATCCGACATGGACAGGCTCGatggcgtgcgcgagcgcggccatGCAAACGCAGCCCATACCGCACCGAaccgcgcacgctgcgacGCAATATAgtgctcgctgcgctcaaagtggatgcgcagcgaggGGTGCTGCACCGTAGCGCTTTCGCTGAGCCACGCATCTTGGAGCGGTGgccccgagctcggccagAGCCACGCAGGAATGCGGTCGCGCTGAGggagcagcacgccgtccgGCTCGCCATAGTGGTCGACAAagtgcgcgaggtgcttgggcacctcggccggtgcgccggACAGGCGCTTGGCCGCGAGGTGCGAGCCACgggcgagctcgtcgcggatGCTCGCGTCGGTCCACCCCTGGATCTTGCGCAGGCATGCCACGAGCGTCGATgtcgcctcgacgccgtccAGGCAATGTACATACAAAGGAAGGTTCTCGCGGTTGAGCAGCTCAAGAATAGCACGGGCCGCGCCTTCGCGCGTCAGTCCGCCGGTCTCTTCCTGTGGCTTCTCGGTGCGTAcgtgcacgaggcgcacgccaGTACCACCAttctgctgctgcgcccaCGCCGCAATCGCCTCGTCACTGTCGATGGGCTTGGGCGTGAGCGAGACGATCGTGCGCAggtgcagcgtctcgaggtaGGGCAGGTTGCGCTGCTTGGGGTATGCGCCTCGATACAGACACTCGGAAAATGTAGTGACGCGCGCAGGCTCGCCTGAGCTCGTCTCGGACTCTGTGTCATAGCCCAGCGGCGGGAAGGCCACCGTTCCAAAGcggatcggcggcgcgagcggcacacGGCCCATCGTGGACGCTCTCAAGTCACGTGTGTGTTGTTGCTTTCCTACGATGGCCTACGTGCGGGGCACACAGGCGCCGATGGACGTGGAGCCCAATCGGCGTACGTAGCGCGGGCTAACGCAGCGTCGATCTTTGATAGCCCCGTGCAAGATGTGGGCGACGTCTCGCTGATGGATGTCGAAGAGAGCGCGCcagcgacgcaggcgcccTCGTTTAccgagctgcgtctcgaggcgcaAGGGGCGGTGCCAGGCATGCGCCTTCCGCCGCGTGAAGAGAAAAAGCTGGAAGAAGTCCCGAAAGAGGTGCCGTCGCCGAAGGTCgaggagcccgaggcgcccgaggaGGCACCGGAAGAGCCGGAGGAGGAAAgcacgctcgtgctgcgcaaacAGCCTACGCtcccgagctcgcgcaagGCGTTGCAGCATCGCTCGTTcagcgcgcgtgcgcgcgactACCTGCAaggacggcgcgtcgacggcgagccgcggcccaagctgctcgagcgccccGAGGTCCTCTTGACCTACGCGCAAGTGATCTTTAACGCAAGCATCCTCGTCGTTTTCCTCTACCTCTTGTTTTGCATGGTGTACACGatccagcgcgacgtgtcgcAAAAGGTGCACGAGTACGAAATTGGTACGTGGCCGCTCTTACGCAGAATATCTCGGCGAGATTGCCGCATGCAATGCAGCCTACCAGGCGAACCGCTGCGGGACAGACATGCAGGCCCCGGCCCTGAccgaggcgtgcgcgacgtggcagcggtgtgcggcgcgcgacccGACCGTCGTGGGGCGCGCGCGTGTCACGGCAGAGACCTTTGCCGAGATCCTGAATGGATTCGTGGATGCTGTGAGCTGGAAGACTATGGTAGGTCGCTTTTCTTACGCAGCTCTTTTCGCTGCTTACCTTGTCGATTGTTGTCGGAGCGACCAACTCGACGCTGTCCTTCTTccgcggctcggcgacaAAGAGCGAGCCCACGTACGCGCCAAACTACTCCGCGCCGTACTATGCACAAtacgcgctgccgccggaCTGGGAGGGCGGATCGCATGCTCCCCGtctgcggccgcggcgcgcagacGATGAATGATACCCTTTACGGTCCGTAGCTCGACTTCTTGGCCTCCACATGGCTGGAAcccctcgtcgaggtctgTGCGACGGCGATGTCGGTCCACGTTGATGTCCTGCAAACGGGAACGGTGCGCATCCACCCGTCGCACCGGACACAGTCTGCAACACGGAGTGTTCTTCTCCGGCGTTTCTTGTTCCTCACAGACAGGACATGGACGGAAAAGCTGCCGATTAACACGTACTTGATCTCGCATCCCGAGGGCTACATCCTCTTTGACACGGGCGAGTCGCCTAGGTGCAAAGAGCCTGGCTTTTTCCCGTGGTGGAATCCCGTATTTCACATCTCGGTGGATCTGGATGTACCCCAAGATGTCGGCATTGTAAGCCTACTTAAGCAGCGCAACCTCGAGCCGGCGGACGTCAAGACCGTGGTCCTCTCGCATCTGCACCACGATCACGCAGACGGCATCTCTGACCTCCCGCACTCGAACTTCTTTGTGAGCCCAGATCACTGGAACGCGTTCAAAAATCCGCTCCTGGCGACGCTGGAAGGCGCGCTGCCAAAGCAATGGCCCAAAGGATGGAAACCGAAACTGCTCTCCCAGACAGACAAGCCCGTCGGCCCGTGGAAAACTAGCTACCCCATCACTAGTGACGGACGTGTGGTGGCAGTCGATACGCCAGGACACGTTCCCGGCCATGTTTGCTTGGTCGTCTATGGCGACAATGCAACCTACGTGCTgggcggcgacgtcgccATCGACCAAGAACTGCTAGATCGGGAATGGACGGACGGCATCAATGCAAACCCCCTGCAggccgccgcatcgctCCAAAAAATCAAGGCCTTTGCACACGAACAGCCCATTGTGCTCTTGCCTGCCCACGACCCCgactcggccgcgcgcctcgccggcaATGTGGTCTACACGCCTGGCTATAGCAGTGACATTACGCCCAAGGTGTATCCCGATGGGCACGCATGGCTGATCATGGTTTTTCTGGGACTcctcgccgtgctcctgtaccaccgccgccggtcTGTTGCATAGTGTTCGTTACAGAAATAGTACACGGGAATCGCAGACTACTTGTCCGGCACGGGCTGCCGTGTCCTTGCGCTATTCTGCACACGCTTCGCGTGCTTTGCTGCTTTagcacggcgcagcgtctcgcggTCAAATACCATACGCGCACGAGCATACTCGCGCTGAAACTGCGCTTGCATAtcacgctcggcgtccaCAAGTGGCGCAGTCCATTCACCAGCGTTTCCAACAGGCTCGTGCCCACCGAGGGAAGCACATTCGTCCTTGGCAAGCTGCGCCATTTCCTGGACATTGCTCCACTGTTGcatgcgacgctcgcgtcTCCTGCGCCGGTCACGAATCATCATTGTCATTGACTCGGGCTGGTCAGGCTTGTACCGCAGCATCGGCGGATTAAAGAGCGTAGGAGGCAGCAGCGCTCCAGTCAGGTGGTACTGCtttggcgcaggcgcgggaGGACGGCGCGATGCAAGGCGGTCTGCCAGCGCTTGCATCTTTTCCATACTGGCCTCAATAGCACGCTGCGAGGCAGGGTCCGCGCACGTCTGCAAATGCTCGAGCAACATCTTGCCACTGGCACACCAATGCCAAAtctgcgcacgcgacgtGATCCGCTTATTATGTCGCATTTGCGTACGGAGGAGCGGGAACAGCGACTCACGCACAGCAGGCTGGAGGCGGTACACGGCCCGAAGTAGTTTGCGGTACAAGTGCAAGACATAAGCGCGGTATTCGGGGTGTTTGTACATCGGCTGCCGAATGCGCaccggacgaggcggcagCATCGCGTAGTAGTCTGAGAAACGGGAGCAAGGCTTGGCAGAGGTATGCATACTTCGGCGTCCTTTCCGGGTCGGCCGGTTGGCCTGGTGCGCATGGAACGCCTCAGCGAGAGAGCCGGACAGCTTGGACGCATTCGGGCTCGTACGGCGAGCCAGTGCGCGCACCTCGTTAATGTCAGAGGCAGCCTGGGCTTGCAAAAACAAGAGACCATCACGACCATCACAGCGGTGTTGTTGGTCGGATGGGACGTATACAGGAACTCCCGGGTCCTCGGTGGCAAACATACCAGGTACAAGTCCGTCCTTTGGCATAGGACCTTGGTCTTTCAGAAGCGAGCCATTGTGGGTATGTTGCAAGATGTCTTGAATGGATAATGACTCGCCTGGAGCAATAGGCATGGGTTGGGACGGCGTGACGCAAGGATCACTGACCTCTTTCCGCAGAACATGGTCAATGTCCACCTCCGCAAACCACGCACAGGTTTCCGGAAGATCGCTCATGTTCAGCTTGTAGGCAAACATGGCACGCGTCCAGAGGTTGGCAATTTGTAATGCGAGTGCCGTACGGTGCTTGTCCTCCTCTTTAGCAAGGTATCGCACTTCATCATGGACGCTTAGCATAAACCGAGCACTGATCTGGTAGGTCGTGCACAGGTGATCCATGGCCGCGACAAGCATGTGTAGATAGTCGACGCCACTCGACTGGACGACCCAGTTGATACGACTCGGCATGTAGTCTTGATTCCCTCCGGCGGCATCCGGGAGATGCTTCTTGGACAACGCGGCTGTAATGCCACAGTCTAACGCCGGCGTGCGGGGCGTATCGCTCGTCGCAATCTCTTCGAGCTTGTTGAAAACGAATGACTCGGTACCACCGTACCAAAAACGGCGCCCAAAGAGGTTGGTCGACCGGACCGTGTTACCTTTGGTGGCCGCATACAACTGCTTGGCGCGATGAGTTGCTTCAGCAAGCGGCATACTGGGGTTTGCTTTGAGCAGTAGCTGCGTCGCATGCTTGATCCCTGCGCCGTAAATACGACTGTAGTTGAAGACTTTGGCTTGGTTGCGACTCGTACCGAGAATGCTCGCCGTCTTGCTGTGCAGATCCGTGCCCTGTGACTTGGATCCTTCAAGCGTCATCCAACCAATAGCTGTCGCGCCATGCACACCAAACTGTGCATCACCCATTACGCTGCAAATCCACAACTCTTCGCTGTCGACATCAGCGCCGACAATGCACCAGCCAGGCGGGGCACGGACCATGGCTTTAAGCTCCGAGCCAATGCGATTCGGCTTGGCATTGGAAGCCGTGAGCCATGTCTTTTCAATTGCACGACGTGTGACTGTGCCCATGGAAATAACATGAGGAAGAATCAGGCCGCGCTGGGTATCCGAGTCAAAGCCCATCGACGTCTTTGCCTTGCCGTCCCAAACAACCATCTGCTTCTCCACGCGGTCACGCACACTGATCCAGTAGGAGCACATGGCATTCATTTCCACTGCACCTTTCGCCGCTTGTTCACCAGATTCATTGGGGTGCAGACTCTTGAGGCGATTGCTCTCAAAGTAGGGTAAAAAGCTCTTACTGAAGGGGTTGCCGACATTGCTCCCATCTCCATTGGCGTGAGGAAGTTTGTGGAAAGCGTACATTGAATTCTGGCGCTCCACCTCGCATATGTGCGGATCACTCTCCTCCGTAAAGGTCAAGGGAATGCGTCCTTGTTCAGTGTCAGAGTGCCTAGTCTCGGTGCGGTAAACCCAGCCATGCTGTCGAGAGCGATACAGCGGACACTCGTCCCAGGCAAGCTTGAGGAGGAGAGGGGCAATCTTGGCACGGATTGAAACAGCGACATCCTGGTCTTTTGCAACGTACAGATCCCAGAACCATTTTGGCCACCAAACCGAGTCCTGGGAATCAGATGGAGCTGCAGGTGGTACCATAGTCCAATCAAGGGAAgcaagctgctcgtcctcgagtGCCGCATTAGGGCCAGCACGGATGGCTTCCTCACCCACTTGGCGAAGTAGTGCATCAATCGTGTC
This is a stretch of genomic DNA from Malassezia japonica chromosome 3, complete sequence. It encodes these proteins:
- a CDS encoding uncharacterized protein (EggNog:ENOG503Q10A; COG:S; TransMembrane:1 (i253-278o)), producing MPSVVGDTSARSWGQDTPSSLRRSARLSSSSPHQGRTDRVRTPRSETISRVRLQDKGRASTGAPDASAWGSSLYSAQTSRDASLVSSYYLRSQPEAPLDESTSFADESNTSDAWNGLGSLLRGSQRPPQTPKSYVRNASILSGEADDYTQEDQFMAQVENQWQDNNAEADDHPFACQGRNGIPATPGMPTPHVPGVFRSARRARRVDPNESQATEEPSFRAEPETKPSRASMFEKPQEPETKAHASLGAIPKVLLALGILAMVYYILMASLSGVSVPWPSKETTAPLVEKPWPSSSTSVDELRKRVDTLENAVNKVWRSFGDVGAEMKQTHHTLSERLRALEGRTALSSTVQALESEMRALRAAHSEGAALWAEEKKQTEALLARLAVVEQRGGSASGTLSNDAAESIRAKLGELEVRIARAARQAQQADHAASEAKSAVDMLRAVVPEQMPVRYDPQTKQLRVDPALYHELRKVLGSDAPRTSAKPGSWSSFLEANRAELETLFASTVKEHLNARTSSGALLDRDAFLALLQTELARAKTELSTRFNENVHSLQSEILGKVRQQQEMYERSGSWEAPSFLHESVRANSEVSSMIHAALATFAADQIAQADYAQYSAGGRVIPALTSPTHELRLGGENVQSVLSMLQSLLPIPAWPGQKSGSYAVRGRMPVVALHHDNSPGMCWPFSGTHGQLGIQLVRKVRVSSITIDHLPAVLALDGLTSAPRDMEAWGILETDAERRQLAQWRAKRARMHADDVEPAPVPPSPSHVYLGSFSYDLQGAAIQTFPVSAEGAALDLPFRVVQLSVLSNHGLRDFTCLYRVRVHGEPAE
- a CDS encoding uncharacterized protein (COG:V; EggNog:ENOG503P8AH), with translation MGRVPLAPPIRFGTVAFPPLGYDTESETSSGEPARVTTFSECLYRGAYPKQRNLPYLETLHLRTIVSLTPKPIDSDEAIAAWAQQQNGGTGVRLVHVRTEKPQEETGGLTREGAARAILELLNRENLPLYVHCLDGVEATSTLVACLRKIQGWTDASIRDELARGSHLAAKRLSGAPAEVPKHLAHFVDHYGEPDGVLLPQRDRIPAWLWPSSGPPLQDAWLSESATVQHPSLRIHFERSEHYIASQRARFGAVWAAFAWPRSRTPSSLSMSDISEAPPYESSDERSSSRRPSHTSTLRHTSESGAASHDDTELLPIADKPAVRRPPSDEQDLRTPRARPVMDVDEIPPLTPSEHGRIRASGHSDPAVLPPTSYLADTERTPLVVAKDQMRERSLDVQDANEESIPPFDIDREEGDEMEHDQDGGEDEDDEDDEDDEDDDEDDDDEDDDDDPSQVLDALDLEGY
- a CDS encoding uncharacterized protein (TransMembrane:2 (i151-178o577-595i); COG:S; EggNog:ENOG503NW7S); the protein is MAYVRGTQAPMDVEPNRPSIFDSPVQDVGDVSLMDVEESAPATQAPSFTELRLEAQGAVPGMRLPPREEKKLEEVPKEVPSPKVEEPEAPEEAPEEPEEESTLVLRKQPTLPSSRKALQHRSFSARARDYLQGRRVDGEPRPKLLERPEVLLTYAQVIFNASILVVFLYLLFCMVYTIQRDVSQKVHEYEIEYLGEIAACNAAYQANRCGTDMQAPALTEACATWQRCAARDPTVVGRARVTAETFAEILNGFVDAVSWKTMLFSLLTLSIVVGATNSTLSFFRGSATKSEPTYAPNYSAPYYAQYALPPDWEGGSHAPHRTWTEKLPINTYLISHPEGYILFDTGESPRCKEPGFFPWWNPVFHISVDLDVPQDVGIVSLLKQRNLEPADVKTVVLSHLHHDHADGISDLPHSNFFVSPDHWNAFKNPLLATLEGALPKQWPKGWKPKLLSQTDKPVGPWKTSYPITSDGRVVAVDTPGHVPGHVCLVVYGDNATYVLGGDVAIDQELLDREWTDGINANPLQAAASLQKIKAFAHEQPIVLLPAHDPDSAARLAGNVVYTPGYSSDITPKVYPDGHAWLIMVFLGLLAVLLYHRRRSVA